The genomic window CTCGCGCAGCCGATCCAGATCGCCGCCGGCGCTGCAGATCTGGACCAGCAGCATCCGGATCGCCGGATTGCCGGGATCAGCTGCCAGAGCAGCTTCTGCAAGCGGCAGTGCCGCTGCGCTGTCGCCTGCTCGCTGCCAGGCATAGGCTGCCTGGATGCGCGGACCGGCGCGCGAGGGCTGCAGTTCGGTGAGGCGGCCCCAGGCCCGGGCGGCGGTGCGCCACTGCTGCGTACGGTTTGCGGCGAAGCCCAGAAGTTCGGCGCCTTCGGCATCGTCGGCGTCGCTCTCGAACAGCGACAACGCCTCTTCGTAGGCCTCCTGCAGTCTGTCAGCTTCGAACAGCCGCCGCGCTTCCGCCAGCCGGGCCTTGCGTTCCGCGTCGGCGGTCTCGTCCCGCGCCTCCGCAATCGTCCCGCTGTCCAGGATTCCGAAGTCGGCCTCCGGGCCTGTCGCCGGTTCGGGCGCCGATTCTGCCGGGGGGGCTTTCGGGACTTCCGGCGTCGCGCCGGCGTCGGCCTCGATGTCGTTTTCGGGGGCGGGGAACAGATCGGACTGATCCACTTCCGCATCCAGTCCGGCCGCAGCGGGCAGGTCCGTGTCTGGCCTTGCGGCCGCATCGTCGATGCCGGGGGGCGTTTCGGTGAAGGCCGAGCGCCACTTGCGGATGCGTCCCGCGGTTTCCGGAACGATCGCCACCGCCTGCTCGAAGAAGTCGTCGGCGATGTCCGGTTCGCCCCGGCGCAAGGCGATGCGGCCGAGGAACAGCAGTGGCTCCTCCGGGCGCTGCAACGGCGCCCCGTCGGTCAGCATGGCCTGCCAGCGCAGACGCGACGCTTCATACTCGCCGAGCCGGTACTCCAGCCGCGCGAGATAAAGGTCGGCGCTGGCCCGCGTCTCGGTGAAAGCGGAAGCCGCTTCCAGCCACGGCCGGGCGGCCCTGGCGTCGCCCTGCGCCCAGTAGTGGCGGCCGGCCTGCAGGTTGAGACGCCCGGACTCCCGCGCCGCCGCGCGATAGGCGTCGGATTCGATGTGACGGCGAATGGCGTCTGTCTGCTTCAGCCGTTCGAGCAGGCGGATGCGGCGATGAAGCAGTTCTTCGTGATCGGGATGAGTGTCGAGGGCGAAATCGGCCGCCGCCGCGGCCTGGCCCAGATCGCCCAGATGAGTCAGGGCTTTGACGTACTGGACGTGGCCGGCGGCGTCTGCCGGGTCGAGCGTGGTCAACCGGCCCCAATGCGCCGCTGCCTGGCGCCAGTCGCGTTCGCGGTTGGCCGCGATGCCGGCGCGTCGGACATCGCGCAATTCGCGGCGCCGACGCTGTTCCGGACCAGGCGCCGTTGCAGATTCCCGCCCGCCGGTCTGCGGCCCGGTCCCCTGTTCCGTCTTCGTGGCGGTCCGGTTCGCGGCCACTTCGTCGGTCGGTCCGCCGGGCGGGTGGGAGAACCATCCCTGAACCCGCCGGATCAGGGTCGCGAACTGGCTCATGCCGCCTGGCGCCGCGTCACGCCACCGCCGCGCAGATCGAGTCCGAGCGGCGCGCGTCCGTCGCCGTCGATGTAGGTCTGGTACCAGAGTTCCAGGCAGAGCAGTGTCCAAAGGCGGGTGCCGTGGTTCTCCCTGCCGGAGAGATGGTCATCCACCATCCGTTCGAGATAGGGCGGATGCATCAGTTCGCGCTCCCGGAAGCGGCGGGAAAGCAGGGTGTCGCGCAGGAAATCGGTGATGTCGTGCGCCATCCAGTGTGCCACCGGCACCGAGAAGCCCATCTTCCGCCGGTAGAGGCATTCATGGGGCACGTGCGGCTCCATCGCCTGCTTCAGCAGGGCCTTGGCCTGCATCTCACCGTGCCGGGCGTAGACCCGACGGCTCTGCGGCAGGCGCGCCGCCCATTCGGCGAGAACATGGTCCAGAAAGGGGCTGCGGCCCTCCAGGCTGTTGGCCATGGTGGCGATGTCGGCCTTCACCAGCAGATCGTCGGGCAGATAGGTTTCGACGTCCGTGCGCGCGGCGCGCTCGGCGGCGGTCGTCTCCGTGCCGGCGTCAAGTCCGGCCAGCCAGTCCGACGGGGGATTGAGGCAGAAGGGCAGCAGCGCGGGACCGTAGCCGCGCAGGCGGTGCTCGTCGCGGAACTTGCCGACGATCCGCTCGTAGTGGTCACGCGGCAGCGAGGCCGCGGCGAAGGGACCGATGCCGCGCGCCAGGGCGCCGCGCGTGAGATTGCGGGCCTCGCCCATCCGCAGATAGCGCGAATAGCCGAGAAACACCTCGTCGCCGCCGTCGCCGGATACGGCCACCGTCACGTGCCGACGTATCTCCTTTGCCAGGGCGTAGGTGACCAGGGCGGAGGAATCGGCATAGGGCTCGCCGTACATCCAGATCAGTTCCGGCAGGACGTCGATCAGCCCGTAATCCATCTTGTAGTCGCGGTGGTCCGTGCCATAGCGCCGGGCCACCGCTTCGGCGTAGTGCAGTTCGTCATTGCCGACATTGCCGAAGCCGACCGAGAACGTCTTGAGCGGTTCGGACATGCGCGGCGCCATCCGGGCAACGACCGCCGAGGAATCGACGCCGCCCGACAGAAAGCAGCCGACGGGCACGTCGGCGACCATGCGCAGCGCGACGGACTCGTCGAACAGCGTCATGAACTCCTCGAGCAATTCCTCGACGGGCCGGTCCGCCAGCGCCGGGTCGACCGCCGGAAGCGACCAGTAGCGCCACTGTCGGGTGGCGCCGTCGGCTGCGACGACCATCGCCGTAGCAGGCGGCAGGCGGTGGATGCCGGCGAAGGCAGTCTGCTCGCCTGTGCAATAGCCCAGACCGAGATAGTCGTGGATCACTTCCAGCACCGGTTCGCGGGGGACGCCCGGCATGCGCAGGATCGCCTTGATCTCCGAGGCGAAGATCATGCGCCGCCCGTCGCGGTGATAGAAGAGAGGCTTTTTGCCGAAGCGGTCGCGGGCCGCGAACAGCTCCCGCCGGTCCGCGTCCCAGATGGCGAAGGCGAACATGCCGCGAAGCCGGTCGAGCACCGCATGGCCCCATTCACGATAGCCCAGCAGCAGCACTTCGGTGTCGGAACTGGTGCGGAAGCTGTGCCCCCGCGCTGCCAGCTCGCCGGCGATTTCGCGGTAGTTGTAGATCTCGCCGTTGAAGACCAGCGCATGGCGGCCGTCTGCGCTGACCATGGGCTGGGCGGAGCGGTTGTCGAGATCGATCACCGACAGCCGCTTGTGGCCCAGGCCGACCGGACCGTCGACCCGAACGCCCTCGTCGTCCGGTCCCCGATGACGGATGGCTTCGATCATGTCGCCGATCCAGCCCGCTGCTTCCTCCGGCAGGGGAGACCCGTCGAACTGCAGGATTCCGGCTATGCCACACATATTCCCAAGCTCCGAAACGCCACATGGCGGGTGCGCCGCGCGGCGCCCACCGACTATCCTTCGCCGTCGCCGGGCGTCAGCCGCGAATAGATGATCGAGGCCGATTTCAGGTCCGGGTCCAGTTCCAGGGCCACCCGGGCCGATTCCCGTGCGCGTACCTTTTGCCCGGCGCGTTCC from Minwuia thermotolerans includes these protein-coding regions:
- the asnB gene encoding asparagine synthase (glutamine-hydrolyzing), producing the protein MCGIAGILQFDGSPLPEEAAGWIGDMIEAIRHRGPDDEGVRVDGPVGLGHKRLSVIDLDNRSAQPMVSADGRHALVFNGEIYNYREIAGELAARGHSFRTSSDTEVLLLGYREWGHAVLDRLRGMFAFAIWDADRRELFAARDRFGKKPLFYHRDGRRMIFASEIKAILRMPGVPREPVLEVIHDYLGLGYCTGEQTAFAGIHRLPPATAMVVAADGATRQWRYWSLPAVDPALADRPVEELLEEFMTLFDESVALRMVADVPVGCFLSGGVDSSAVVARMAPRMSEPLKTFSVGFGNVGNDELHYAEAVARRYGTDHRDYKMDYGLIDVLPELIWMYGEPYADSSALVTYALAKEIRRHVTVAVSGDGGDEVFLGYSRYLRMGEARNLTRGALARGIGPFAAASLPRDHYERIVGKFRDEHRLRGYGPALLPFCLNPPSDWLAGLDAGTETTAAERAARTDVETYLPDDLLVKADIATMANSLEGRSPFLDHVLAEWAARLPQSRRVYARHGEMQAKALLKQAMEPHVPHECLYRRKMGFSVPVAHWMAHDITDFLRDTLLSRRFRERELMHPPYLERMVDDHLSGRENHGTRLWTLLCLELWYQTYIDGDGRAPLGLDLRGGGVTRRQAA